From Oscillospiraceae bacterium CM, a single genomic window includes:
- a CDS encoding hydrolase, whose protein sequence is MSVLIYRLVAFLLALITSSNAAAINTSDAPSATHTPQITSEMPLVAYDGPVEHLFFHPLVAYPELAFDGDNKEKGIDEYMVTVSEYNKILQSLYDNDYIIVSMNDVWSEKQDSDGISQMVRNTLMLPSGKKPIILSYDDVNYYNYMIQNGFTYKLVIMDGEIWSWGLDPQGNPVYSQDLDAVTLLDKFVKAHPDFSLNGAKGCLCLTGYEGILGYRTMTDIANETPEAASARQAEINAVKPVITLLKQTGWYFGSHSWGHIDLSKSSLTRVEADTQRWLDEVGTLVGPTSLYIYPFGARPDGDDVKKSGPILKYLQGQGFRIFSSVGISAFSEIKTDLDAVICDRMHADGSTLRTQRARYLKFYDAALVFDAAVRPNYGVNW, encoded by the coding sequence ATGTCAGTTTTGATTTACCGGCTTGTTGCCTTTTTATTGGCGCTGATCACGTCATCTAACGCTGCGGCCATCAATACCTCTGACGCCCCCTCGGCGACTCATACGCCGCAAATAACATCAGAAATGCCCCTCGTCGCGTACGACGGCCCCGTCGAGCACCTTTTCTTCCATCCTCTCGTCGCCTATCCGGAGCTTGCTTTTGACGGCGATAACAAAGAAAAAGGCATTGACGAATACATGGTCACCGTCTCGGAGTATAACAAAATCTTGCAAAGCCTCTACGATAACGATTATATCATCGTCAGTATGAACGACGTCTGGTCCGAAAAGCAGGACAGTGACGGTATTTCCCAGATGGTTCGGAATACACTCATGCTGCCGTCGGGCAAAAAGCCGATCATCTTGTCGTACGACGATGTTAATTACTATAACTACATGATCCAAAACGGCTTTACCTATAAGCTTGTCATTATGGATGGCGAAATCTGGAGCTGGGGTCTCGACCCCCAGGGGAATCCTGTTTACTCGCAGGACCTTGACGCCGTCACCCTTCTCGACAAATTTGTCAAGGCGCACCCTGATTTTTCTTTAAACGGTGCCAAGGGCTGCCTGTGCCTGACCGGCTACGAGGGTATTCTCGGCTACAGAACGATGACGGATATCGCCAACGAGACGCCGGAAGCCGCGTCGGCGCGCCAGGCGGAAATTAACGCCGTTAAGCCGGTCATTACGCTTTTGAAGCAGACCGGCTGGTATTTCGGCTCCCACTCGTGGGGCCATATCGATTTATCAAAATCGAGCTTAACGAGAGTCGAGGCCGATACGCAGCGCTGGCTTGACGAGGTCGGCACCCTTGTCGGCCCGACATCTCTTTACATCTACCCCTTTGGCGCCCGCCCCGATGGCGACGACGTCAAAAAATCAGGACCTATATTAAAATATCTTCAAGGTCAGGGCTTTCGTATTTTTTCATCCGTCGGCATTAGTGCTTTTTCAGAAATCAAAACTGATCTCGACGCCGTTATATGCGACAGAATGCATGCAGACGGGTCAACGCTGCGCACACAGCGCGCGCGCTATCTGAAGTTCTATGACGCTGCGCTTGTGTTTGACGCGGCTGTACGGCCAAACTATGGCGTAAATTGGTGA
- a CDS encoding PD-(D/E)XK nuclease family protein gives MINLLLGRAGTGKTSRLIDDFKRKMDAGAKRLYFIVPEQYSHDAERRLLASCGDSLTLHGEVLSFSRLASRVFSEVGGLAAPIVDSGGKLLLMWRAVSAVQAKLEALSVTERQVDLLESLVGLAKELKSAAVTPEAVSAAADALQSPLKEKLRDLSLILSVYGGFFDGEHADPDDSLTRLARVINERAPIQPTHIYFDGFSDFTQQELAVITALIRQNVPMTVSLTCDGLDGGSEIFEPARHTALELSRLAEKSGVLTSVTLCTERMNRAPALLHLENQLFTYDETCFGETNGAVICRRFASPEDECHYAASLVLAAVRGGCRWRDIAVAAPDWPSYETLLENVFQKFGIPVFAGRKEGIRQKPPIAVMTAALELLLNGWTVDSVFRYIKTGLCGLTLEEADTLENYALLWDLKGTVWTREEDWVLSPSGYEPGDKAMDEKKLVYLNALRRRLIKPLLQLKNGLFQAGSNTEKLRALYEFLTEINLYQRIQEKADAYRRVGEVQLGDEYDQLWNILLGAMEQFAAMLGSENTSIAAFKRLWELLITQYDVASIPVSLDSVTIGDVSRVRRRGLKALIILGATDDALPKAAAGGFLTDSDRTALRAVGLSGVQTAEERLYRELYGVYAVVTLPTDTLVVTHPASAFGSEKRPSFLVRRLNALFAFSESEEPNARIAAKTPCFELAVSALRQPENAWAAAAYTYFSADAQAAALLRDIAAGAHRARGALSPEASAGLYGMSPDLSASRVDKFYACRYQYFLQYGLKLRPRKQAGFDAPVAGTFLHDLLENVTRAIETSVGFQNIDDDTCRELTAQFVSRYVRETLGDFADKSGRFRYLFERLAGDAAFITGDMVRELKKSSFHPVDFELEFSESGDVAPYRMTDGSGALSIKGFVDRVDGWVRDDKLYLRVIDYKTGKKTFTLSDIWYGLNLQMLIYLFALSGGGAARYGHNIVPCGVLYAPAREELLPLGRNTDALTVEAERAKKRRRSGIILGDAAVIEAMEHGDEKQYIPAAESGSDSLVTPQQLDALKNLVDSRLRAIGQTLRAGDITAEPYYKNQNDKACLYCDYGAACQFSEKDGDAYRPLKKLRTTEVWALLEGGQAV, from the coding sequence ATGATAAACCTGCTGCTTGGCCGCGCGGGGACAGGGAAGACATCCCGCCTCATAGATGACTTTAAAAGAAAAATGGATGCCGGTGCCAAGCGCCTTTACTTTATTGTGCCGGAGCAGTACTCGCACGACGCCGAACGCCGCCTCTTGGCCTCGTGCGGGGACAGCCTCACCCTGCACGGCGAGGTGCTGAGTTTTTCGCGGCTTGCAAGCCGTGTTTTTTCCGAAGTAGGCGGGCTGGCCGCACCGATTGTCGACAGCGGCGGCAAGCTGCTTTTAATGTGGCGCGCTGTTTCTGCCGTTCAGGCAAAGCTGGAGGCGCTGTCGGTAACGGAGCGGCAAGTTGATCTTTTAGAGAGCCTTGTCGGCCTGGCGAAGGAGCTTAAAAGCGCCGCCGTCACACCGGAGGCTGTTTCTGCTGCCGCGGATGCGCTTCAAAGCCCGCTGAAAGAAAAGCTCCGCGACCTGTCACTGATTTTGTCGGTGTACGGCGGTTTTTTTGACGGTGAACACGCCGACCCGGACGACAGCCTTACACGACTGGCCCGTGTTATAAACGAGCGCGCACCGATTCAGCCCACGCATATTTACTTTGACGGCTTTTCCGATTTCACGCAGCAGGAGCTCGCCGTCATCACAGCACTCATTCGTCAAAATGTCCCGATGACCGTTTCTCTGACGTGCGACGGTCTCGACGGCGGCTCTGAAATTTTTGAGCCGGCGCGCCATACGGCACTCGAGCTCAGCCGTTTAGCGGAAAAAAGCGGCGTTTTGACATCCGTCACCCTCTGCACTGAAAGAATGAATAGAGCACCGGCGCTTTTACACCTTGAAAATCAGTTGTTTACATATGACGAGACGTGTTTTGGCGAGACAAACGGCGCTGTCATCTGCCGCCGATTTGCTTCTCCGGAGGATGAGTGCCATTATGCCGCTTCCTTGGTGCTTGCGGCCGTCCGCGGCGGCTGCCGGTGGCGTGATATTGCCGTTGCCGCACCAGACTGGCCGTCTTACGAGACGCTTCTTGAGAATGTTTTTCAAAAATTCGGCATACCGGTTTTTGCCGGACGGAAGGAAGGTATCCGCCAAAAGCCGCCCATCGCCGTCATGACGGCTGCGTTGGAACTTCTCTTAAACGGCTGGACGGTTGATTCGGTTTTTAGATATATAAAAACGGGGCTCTGCGGATTAACGCTTGAGGAGGCCGATACGCTTGAAAATTATGCACTCCTTTGGGATTTGAAGGGCACCGTCTGGACGCGGGAAGAGGACTGGGTTCTCTCGCCCTCCGGTTATGAACCGGGCGATAAGGCGATGGACGAGAAGAAGCTTGTGTATCTCAATGCTTTGCGCCGCCGTCTTATCAAGCCGCTCCTCCAACTCAAAAACGGTCTGTTTCAGGCGGGCAGCAACACGGAAAAGCTGCGCGCCTTATACGAATTTTTGACGGAGATCAATTTGTATCAGCGGATTCAGGAAAAAGCGGACGCATATCGCCGCGTCGGCGAAGTCCAGCTTGGCGACGAATATGACCAGCTGTGGAACATACTCCTTGGAGCAATGGAACAGTTTGCCGCGATGCTCGGCTCGGAAAACACGTCGATTGCCGCCTTTAAAAGGCTCTGGGAATTGCTCATCACGCAGTATGACGTCGCGTCGATTCCCGTTTCGCTCGACAGCGTCACCATCGGCGACGTCTCGCGCGTCCGGCGCCGCGGGCTGAAAGCGCTCATTATTCTCGGCGCGACGGACGACGCCCTGCCAAAAGCGGCGGCGGGCGGCTTTTTGACGGACAGCGACAGAACGGCGCTTCGCGCTGTTGGCCTTAGCGGTGTCCAAACAGCGGAGGAACGGCTGTACAGAGAATTATACGGCGTTTATGCCGTCGTTACGCTGCCGACCGATACCCTCGTCGTCACGCATCCGGCGAGCGCCTTTGGGTCTGAAAAGCGCCCGTCCTTCCTCGTGCGGCGACTAAACGCCTTGTTCGCTTTTTCGGAAAGCGAAGAGCCGAACGCGCGCATCGCCGCCAAAACGCCGTGCTTTGAGCTTGCCGTGTCGGCGCTCCGCCAGCCGGAAAACGCGTGGGCGGCGGCCGCTTATACGTATTTCAGCGCCGACGCGCAAGCCGCGGCGCTTCTTCGAGACATCGCAGCCGGGGCGCACCGCGCGCGGGGCGCGCTGTCACCAGAGGCCTCCGCCGGGCTTTATGGCATGTCTCCCGATTTGTCGGCGTCCCGCGTTGATAAATTCTATGCCTGCCGGTATCAATATTTTCTCCAATACGGCCTCAAGCTGCGCCCCAGAAAGCAGGCCGGGTTCGACGCGCCTGTCGCCGGGACATTTTTGCACGATCTATTGGAGAACGTGACACGCGCCATTGAGACAAGCGTCGGGTTTCAAAATATTGACGATGATACCTGCCGGGAGCTGACGGCGCAATTTGTCAGCCGCTACGTCCGTGAGACGCTTGGTGACTTTGCCGACAAGTCCGGCCGGTTTCGCTACCTCTTCGAGCGCCTTGCCGGTGACGCCGCGTTTATCACAGGTGATATGGTGCGCGAATTGAAGAAATCCTCGTTCCACCCGGTCGATTTTGAGCTTGAATTCTCTGAAAGCGGTGACGTTGCCCCATATCGGATGACGGACGGAAGCGGTGCGCTTTCCATCAAAGGGTTTGTTGACAGAGTTGACGGCTGGGTACGGGACGACAAGCTATACCTGCGTGTGATCGATTACAAGACAGGGAAGAAGACGTTTACGTTATCGGATATATGGTACGGCTTGAACCTCCAGATGCTCATCTATCTCTTCGCGCTCTCAGGCGGCGGCGCGGCGCGATATGGGCATAACATCGTGCCGTGCGGCGTTTTGTATGCCCCGGCGCGCGAAGAGCTTTTGCCGCTAGGACGGAATACCGATGCCCTAACGGTCGAAGCGGAACGCGCAAAAAAGCGCCGACGCAGCGGCATTATCCTTGGGGATGCCGCCGTTATCGAAGCGATGGAACACGGCGACGAAAAGCAGTATATACCGGCTGCCGAAAGCGGCAGTGACAGTCTCGTAACGCCGCAGCAGTTGGACGCTTTAAAAAACCTTGTCGATTCCCGGCTGCGCGCGATTGGACAAACGCTCCGCGCGGGAGACATTACAGCCGAACCTTATTATAAAAACCAAAACGACAAGGCTTGCCTCTATTGTGACTATGGCGCGGCCTGCCAGTTCAGTGAAAAAGACGGTGATGCCTACAGGCCCCTTAAAAAGCTCCGAACAACAGAGGTTTGGGCGCTGCTGGAAGGTGGGCAGGCCGTATGA